The Salegentibacter sp. Hel_I_6 region AAGGTTTTCACAACCCGGGAAAATTGGCACATCTTCAATTACGGCAAAAGGAACATCTTCAATCACCTCATCAGTAGGTGCTTCAACAACCTCTTCTACCTCAACGATATCATCCATACTGGTTTCAGTAGACTCGATTTCATCTTCTTCTACTTCTTCCTCATCCTCTACAACTTCAATAATTTCTGGTGCCGGTGGCGGTGGCGGTGGAGGCGGAGGAGTATTCTGCATCTCAGTAATTGGGATTTCTTCATCATCTAAGTCATCCATATTTAACTGCCCGGTATCAATGGCATCCTTGTCATAAGTCTTCCATTCAATAGCACGCCAGGTGATTAGCAGGACCAGGATAAGCCCCAGTTGAAGAAACAGTACGCTCTTTCTCTTCAAATCGGCTTTTGGATTTTTCTTTGGTTCCATAATAAGTTATTGATTAATAAGGATTGCTAAATTAAAATTTTTTTCTAAAAAATTAAATTAATCTTACTATTTAACCTTTTTAGACTCTTTTCAAAGACGAGAAAGATAATAACAGCAAGTAAAACTCCAGTAGAATTGGCTAAAACATCATACCAATCTGGCTTTCGGTAACTGGTGAGAACACCCTGTAAAACCTCAATTAACATACCAAACAGTATTGCGAGGCCTGCTAATTTAAGCAAATTACTTTTATATTGGCTTTCAGGTTTACTTTTTAATATAAAATATACCTTCCACAATAGTAGCAATCCGAAATAGGCAACAAAATGTAAAAGCTTATCTGTAGGGTTAAAACTGCCAACACTAATTTTGCCGAGTTTCACTAGAGAGGAAACTGCAAGTAAAACAGTATAAAAACCAGCTACGAATAATGCTATTCTAGCTACCAAGAATTTCTTTGTAGGATTCGGCACTTAAAAGATCTTCCAGTTGAGATTCGTCAGAAAATTTTATTTTTATCATCCAGCCTTCTCCATAAGGATCTGAATTCACTTTTTCCGGCTCGTCTTCAAGACTTTCATTAAATTCAATTATTTCGCCAGAAAGGGGCAGGTATAGGTCTGAAACTGTTTTTACAGCTTCTACCGTTCCAAAAACTTCTTCTTTGTCTAGAGTTTCATCTACGGTTTCTACTTCTACATATACGATATCTCCCAATTCGCCCTGGGCGAAATCTGTAATACCTATTGTAGCTGTATCACCTTCTACCCTAATCCATTCGTGGTCTTTGGTGTACTTTAAATCTTGTGGAATGTTCATTAGTT contains the following coding sequences:
- the gcvH gene encoding glycine cleavage system protein GcvH, producing MNIPQDLKYTKDHEWIRVEGDTATIGITDFAQGELGDIVYVEVETVDETLDKEEVFGTVEAVKTVSDLYLPLSGEIIEFNESLEDEPEKVNSDPYGEGWMIKIKFSDESQLEDLLSAESYKEILGS
- a CDS encoding VanZ family protein: MPNPTKKFLVARIALFVAGFYTVLLAVSSLVKLGKISVGSFNPTDKLLHFVAYFGLLLLWKVYFILKSKPESQYKSNLLKLAGLAILFGMLIEVLQGVLTSYRKPDWYDVLANSTGVLLAVIIFLVFEKSLKRLNSKINLIF
- a CDS encoding energy transducer TonB gives rise to the protein MEPKKNPKADLKRKSVLFLQLGLILVLLITWRAIEWKTYDKDAIDTGQLNMDDLDDEEIPITEMQNTPPPPPPPPPAPEIIEVVEDEEEVEEDEIESTETSMDDIVEVEEVVEAPTDEVIEDVPFAVIEDVPIFPGCENLKNNEERKQCMSQKISQFVNREFDTDLGAELGLSGVNRVIVQFKIDEKGNITNVQSRAPHPRLEREAQRVINKLPSMQPGKQRGKAVGVMYSLPIVFQIQD